Within the Tursiops truncatus isolate mTurTru1 chromosome 19, mTurTru1.mat.Y, whole genome shotgun sequence genome, the region CCTGACCTCTGGCCTTCACAGCGTTGCGAAGTTCCCCGCCTGTGAACACAGCCGAGTTTACAAAATAACGACCTCAGTCGACGCCGGAAAAGCCGCCCAGACTCCGTCCTCTAGAACGGAAGTGACTCTTTCCTGAGCCTTCATTGGCCCAGGGGCGCCCACGAACTGGCGTAGTTTTTTTCCGGGTAATGCAGTTCACAGGCCTCTAGAACCTGTCAAAGGGTGGTGCTCCCCGCCTACAGGAAAAGCCCCGCCTCACTGCCCGGGCTCCTGGGAAAGAGTgtcctggaggctctgaggacGGGGGCGGAGTTTCACGCTTCTTAAAGGAGACGAACCCAGATTTCCATGGAATGTAGTCTTCGCTGGTCCCAGAGAGACAGCCATAATATTTCAGATGTTTCCgaaacctacaaaaccaaacgGGCACATGATACCAGGTTGTCACTATGACACAAAGTTCATGCATCCATAGCTGGGGTCTATTAAACATTGTCTTATTGCTCTTCCAAAGGATGTAGCCTAAGGCTTTAGACCTCACTGTGTTAGGTCAGAGTCAAGAGAACATAGACTCCAGACAGGGAGCCATAGTGAACAAGACAGAGGAGGAATGTGGGGTGGCCATAAGCAGGTGGACCATGTGTTGCTTCTCTGGTTCCCTCATTAAAGAGTAGAGCCAGTGATGTCCCATTCAGGGACACCATTTTTGAACATGCATCTGTGAAGAAGCATGTAATGAAATACACCTGCACACAGCAATTACCTCACCTTTTCTCTAACTCTGATGGCCTTTCCCCACACCTAAGACCACACTGCCTCTTTATACCTTAAATATCTCAAGCACATCGCCTCCGGGAAGGTGGATCTGAGACTTCTTCTAGCTCCTGGCTTGGCTGCCTTCTCCCCTGCAAACATTGGCATCTCAGTGTTTGGCTTCTTGCGCCGCTGGTGCAGTAAAAACTTCATATTCACTGTTTGGAATTGCCCACAGTTGGAGTATTCATACCAGGGAAATTGGCAAACACAACAATCAAGGTTCGGTTAGTTGTTTTATACGTGTCTAGACTTAAAGTAACGGAGACTATGTTAATAATGAGGACCATACTTGATGAATAACGATGTGAGCACATTTACTCCACCCAGCGAAGTCATTGAAGAAAAGTCAAGCTCCAACAGGTTTTTGCCTTCTCAGTTACTAATAAAAGACAGACATTttatcaaagaagacatacacctggcaaataaacacaaaaatgttcaacatcatgaatcattagggaaatgcaatcaGACCATAGTGAGACACCTCTACACATTTAAACAGGTAATGCTGAAACACTAGCCATATCAACCAAGTACTAGAGAGGAATACAGGAAAACCGGAATGCTCCCATACTGTGAATGGCACACAAAAGGGTATAGTCATTGAATTTTGAATATGAaaccatacatacatataatttattaaacTTATCTGTCATAGACAAAAAGGATACAAACCACAAAAACCCATCCTTtaacagatgtatggataaacAGTCAGTGGGTGGTATATCCAAACAgtatatttttcaggaaaaaaaatgaattatactTATCAGCAACTTAAAtgattctcaaaataattatgcatcatgaaaaagaaacaaatataaaagtaaacattaaGACCCCAATGATATTAAGTGTAGAAAACACtaactgaatgggaaaaaagtaAATCAATACTAGTTGCCTGGGAGTCCTGGGAGAGATGTCAGAAGGTGGATATGGGAGTGATGGATGTTTGTAATTATGATGGTTCTGTGGGTTTACACATATTAAAACTTAACCAAGCTGTACATTTTAGGTATGTTCAGTTCAGCGCATACCAACTATACAGctcaattaaatttaataaaaattggaTTCACATAAAAAATCTGAATCTTTTCTGAATCTCCTTTTCAGTAGAACTCTGGCAACCACATGTTAACCCCATCACATCTCCTTGTCTAATGGGAGGGAGTCTGTTGTGGTAGCGGTGAAGACTGGTGAGCAATGAAAGGTGTTTCCACATGAGTTATCCAGGAACTGCCTGCATCCTAAAAACCACATGCCTGGACTACACGATTTCCACTTTTATTACCCATTATCTTTGCTATGCACCAATGGCCTTGAGATAAACAATCTGAAGATGCTACGGGATCTCAAAACCTTTACATTATTTAGCCTGACACTGACTGGGACCTCAGGAGAGAAACCGCTCTGTATCTCCTGAGAATTTTTGCAAAAACATTATCTTAAACAGCCACAGTCAAGGGAACATTCATGGATGCAATTTTAGAATAggttcatctctttttgtttgcTAGTCACTCACTCCCTATTAAATTCCCTGTTTCTGTACCAAATATGGTTCCCATCTGATGTCTGTAATCTAACGCTCAGCAAAACCAGCCTACCATGTTACGGACATTATGGCACATGGCTCTTTTCCAGCTGGACCTAGAGAACTTCTTCTCTTGAACAGTACTGGGGTCATGATCTGACATCCCATGTGAAAAAAGAGAACTTATGCAGCTCCAAAAAACACTCGTGGTTCATAAAACTGTCCTCATCTCAGGGTGACCTCGGGACCCACCAAAAATTCTAACATCCAGGTCACATTAGTCCCAGAGCCCTGTAGTCTACTCCAGGAGGCTTTGGACAACAATTCAAATTAGATCAAAACTGGAGTGAAAACCATTCTCCGCCATGATACTATCCTTATTGAAGAATACAAAGATTGGAACACCCACAAAAGACGTGGCTTAAactatagtctttattttttcacagagTAGAGCAAATGGAGGCAGATAGTTCCCAAACAGGGTGATCTGGAGCTAGAAACATCCATCGTGAGCATGACATAAGACAATACCACCAAGGAAAGTAAACTGTAAGCTGCCAAGGGAACCCACATTGGGTCACAGTGGTCAAAGCTGCTTAGGTCCTGTCCTTGACAGAAGAGCATGACAACACCCAAGTGCTCAGGCTATTCATGCTTCCCTCCAGAGAACAGGACAGCACAAAGGTCTACCTACCCTGATCACAATGCGATGACtgatgcccagtactgggatctGCCACTTGGGAGAGGTAAAAAACTTACAGTGATATTGAATCCAGCAAGGGGCTTGCACAGGCTAGAAAGTAGAGTATAGCTCCTGAAAAGCTTCCTATGAAGCCAGTACTCATAGGCAATCTGCACACAAGGGCTGTTCAGATGTATGGCATTCAACTTCCAGTTGATGACTTCCTCAGAGAGTCTATTCAGTATGATGTATTAACTAAGGAGACAACTCATTCACTGCTCTCATCTCATTTGAAGGCCCTTCTCTAGATGAACTTTCTGGTATCAAATAAGGTAAGACCTTTGGCTGAAAGCTTTCCTACATTTGCTGTACTCATAGGGTCTATCTGAGCTGTGAAGTTTCTAGTGCTCAGTCAGAGCAGACTTTGACAGAAAACTTTTCCACATCTGCTGCACTGATGAGGCCTTTCTGGGGTGTGAGCTTTTCGGTGTTGAGTAAGCTGGATGCTTTGGCCAAAGAATTCTCCTCATTCAGAATTCTcctcatatggtttttctccaatGTGAACTCTGGTGCTTAATAAGAGTAGAGCTTTGGCTAAAACActttccacattcactgcacttaTAAGGCCTTTCAccagtgtgaactctctggtGCGTAGTGAGAATAGAGTTTTGGCTAAAacatttcccacattcactgcacttgTAAGTCTTTgctccagtgtgaattctctggtgGACCTGAAGGTGGGCCCTTTGCCTAAAGGACTTCCCACATTCACtacactcataaggcctttcccCAGTGTGAATTCTTCTATGTTTAATGAGGCTGGCGATGTACCTAAAgactttcccacattcactgcactcataaggcctctCTCCAGTGTGGACTCTCTGATGCTGAACAAGCATGCGTTTATAGGTGAAGGCTTTTCTGCATTCTCCACATTCATAAGGTCTCTCTCCAGTGTGGACTCTCTGGTGCTGAATAAGTTTGCTTTTAGTAatgaaggttttcccacattcactgcactcgtAAGGCTTGgctccagtgtgaattctctggtgAACAATAAGTTGGGCGTTTTGTCTAAAGAACTTCCCACATTCTCtacactcataaggcctttcccCAGTGTGAATTCTTCTATGTATAACAAGGTTGGAGTTGCATCTAAAgactttcccacattcactgcattcatAAGGTCTTTCTCCAGTGTGGACTCTCTGGTGCTGAGCAAGCCTGTATTTACGGCAgaaagctttcccacattcactgcacttgTAACGCTTTTCTCCATTGTGAAAGGCCTCTACAAACTCGGTGTCCTTTTGTGGAGTGACCTGGTGCTGGAGAAGGCCAGAGCTACAAGGGAAATCCTTCCCAGACTCCTGGAATGTGAAAGACTTCTTGGATGCATGGACGGTGTGGCTCTTCATAAAGGTCTTACCCACGTCTCTTCTAAAGAGTTCCTCTCCAGTGTGCTGGTGAAACTGCACACGTGCCCCACAGAGTTTCTGGCCAGGGTTTGTGCCAAGGTCCTCAGCTAGATGCAAACCACCTTCTAAGGACAGGCAGCACGTCTGCCAGGGATAGGACTTCAGGGTGGACAGGTCTGCCTCTGAAGTATTTATTTGTGGCACTTCTACAGAAACATTCTGCTCAGAAGGTGTCTGCTTGTTCTCTGCTATATACCAACACCCTGAAAGCAGAGAAATACGGGTAAACTTGACATAGGATTTTGGTATAAGGAGGCAGCCCCATCACAAATGTTTGTCTGACATAGAAAGGAATAAATCTATGGGACTGTTTTCAAGACAAGAAGTTGCAGGGAGGCTAGGCAAGTCTTGCTGTACAGTACTGACCCTCTACACATCACAGGACAGGGAGCACTCACCAGGCAAATGACAGAAGGATGCGATGGAATGCATAAAGGAGCTAGGGGTCCACAACTCATTCCTCCAGGAACAGTTTTCACTAGGACCTTGGCGCTGGTGACATGTGTGTGCTATGTGGAAAGCTGTATCCAGGTCCAGGAAAATCTGATTTTCACTAAGTAGCTGGCGTTCAAGGACTATTTTGAGGAGAGGTGCAGACCTCATGAAACATTAAGTGTAGGTGAATAGTGGAAAGCACAGcagagggaggatggagaggaacaATTAGGAGTGGAAGACAGAGAGGTGAGGGATAATTCTGGGTTGGAAGTCAGAGGAAAAATCACAGGAGGCAAGTGTCAAGGATGgaggagaaacagaaatgagGTACACAGTCACTGGCCTTGACACCAAAACAGTGTTGGGTATGGGACATGTTCCTGATATGATGTGAATCAAACCATGATGTCACTTCCTCCCCCAATGCTAATTACCAGGGCCAGGCCATATTTGAGCCCCTCTTGCTCTGTCTGGAGTCATGTCCACTCTGTCATGTACCCAGGGTTCTCCTCTCAGCTCCAGCTGGACAACATGGTACCTAGAAGATGAAAGTCCTAAGAGAAAGACACGACAGGTGAACAGTTGGTACTGGCCTGAGGTGCAACCAATCCCAAAACAACCTCAGGAAAAACATATGTAACAAAAAGAATCTTTGAGATGAGGGTCTCACAGAAACAGTCAAGAAGACCCCACAAATACTGACCACATTAAGTCCCAACAATTCCTGGAATGGTAAAGCCCCAAGAAATGTCAGCTGGAAGGTGGCAGAGCCTGGAGCACAGAGGTGCAAGGGTCTATGGAGTCAACTTAGCAGGGAGTGGCTGAGACTAATGGAACCCATTGAACTAATTCCAAGTCTTATGACCCAGAAAAACTTCACTGAAAAAACTTCAGAGCCGCTGGTATTGGGGATACTCCTGAAAGGAGATCGTATACACATTCACTCAGCCTTGGCACCAACAACACAGATGAGAGGGAAGCAGTAATATAGATGTGCCCACTGTCTAGCTGTGAAAAAAACAGGcttgcttttggaaaaatgggGAAAGGCGGAAACCTGCCTGGGATGCTGGGAGAGGTGTGAGGGCCTTACCCAATGacgcagcaagtgcaaaggtctcCAGCATGACATCGTGGTACAGGAATCTCTGGGCCTCATCAAGAAGCTTCCATTCCTCCTGGGAAAAGTATACAGCCACGTCCTCAAAGGTCACAGAGCCCTGTGATGACAGGGACAGATGTCTCCATAAGCAGCCTCTCTCCCCAGGACCCCATAAGTGCCCCTAATCCATACTCACTCGGTTCAtcttcctccccagctccctaACTTAGAGGGCACTGGTACCTAATAACTCTTCATACTTCCTTGAGCACTAGGTACAACTCTCAGCAACAACAGGTAGGTAGGTGGGCAGACAGATGCCATCTAAGCTGTGGGCCTGGTATgcatgtctccctccctctcctgcaaGACAACAGCCTGAGAGTCCCCAGGATCATGTCTCCCGGACACAAACAAACTTGGGCTCATCATTCTCTCTTAAACTCCTGGTATGAGGGCTCTGGGACAATTTGGTCACACACCTTCCCCACATGCATACTCACTGGCTAACTCCTCATACATCTgatccccatcaccaccacccagccCACAAAACTGGCATGTCTCCTGCCTCCTCACATACCGTCCTGCACATGGCATCAGAAAGTTCCTGCCAATGCAACAGGATCCCACCATACCCCAACTCTCCACCGGTCTGTTCTGAAGGCTTCCCCACCAGGCCTTGTTCCTGACTTTAACCTCAGTCAAAACATGCAAATCTAAATACGCCTGTTCATGTTCCACCTCTGTATTGCACATTATGTCTCTTCACCAGTTGCAATCTCTGTCCATATAACACCCATTCAAAATCCACACCCACTTGACACACCTTAGGTAAACTCATCTGACATTCTGTCAGAAACTACCCAAGTTCCACCACAAAAGCCTAGTGAGtgcacaggaagaaaaataaccaCCAGCCTGACTTTACTTTCACTTCACCTACATTCTGCTTTCCCTCTGCATCAATTAATCAATTTCATAGGCACTCCCCCATAAAAACCTGAGCCACCTGATGGACTttccctcccgccccccacctTCCCACTGATGACCACTCTTCTTATCTGTCTTTGTGACAGCCCCCTTATCTTCCCTTGTCCCCTAATGGCATCCTGAAGCCTCCGCCAGCACTCTAGATCTGCACGTTCAGCCGTCCCCTTGTCTCCTATACTTGGAGTCACTGGAACATCTGAGAATCAAAACAGCCAAAACCCAATTCCTAATATTCTCACAGAAAAGGACTGCTACCACTGACTTCCCCATCTCAGTTGATGGCACTGCCACCCTTCCAgatgcaaaggggaaaaaaacttggAGTTATCCGTGAGCCCTCCACATTAGAAAATCTGATCAGCCCCTACTTTAAAAGCAAATCCAGAAGCCAAGTATTTCTCCTACCTCCTCATGCACCACTTTGGTCCAGCAAGAACTAATGTGCATCTGGATGACTGCAATAGCCTccttcattatctccttttctttctctcccccagtCTCTTGTGCACTCTGCAGCCAGGAGTAGCCTCTTAAAACCTAAGTCAcatcactttccctctctgttcCAAAAATTCCATGTCTTCCATCATTCTCAGAACAGAAACCTCTTCTCAGTCTACCATTCTAGGTCTAACTCTGGCCCCCTTGCTCTCTGTTCTTACCAGCtgttaacaaagacctacaagtCCTAAAACACTCCCATCTCAATCTCATCCTCAAACATTTATACATATTACCCGCTATACCTAAGACAACCTTTCACATCTCAGTCCACTGGCTGCCAAAAATGGGAATCTGTCCATATAACCTCTGGCCTGGACTTGGAAACCTGGGCTTAGGGTCCCCAGacaccaagtccaggaagagtgGCAGCAAAAGACTTCTAGGACACCTGACACTCACCAGTGCAGGGTCCATAAGTGGTTCTGCTGAATGTGGAACCTGTGGGAAGAGTAGGGCCATGTAATATTAATTCCCATCAGCAACATAGACAAAAAAGGTTAATGAGTGAACCATTTAATATTTCAGATGAAGACAAATGCTCAAGAGGAAACTAAAGCATAAAAGAGGGCAGAAAATGTTACAGTTGTACCATAAGGTCATGTGGACATCTTGAGAAAAGGCCTTCCAAAAGTGGGACAAACAAGTACAAAGCCACTCTATCAGAGTCATGCCTGGTGTCTTTGAGCAGCATTTACAAAGCTAGTATGACTGGAGCCCAGTGAGCCCAGAAGAATAAGGGATCGTGTTGGCAAGGAAATGGTGTTGGCATGTCATAAAGCACTATTATAGTCCTAAGTCACAAATATCAAAATTAAGTCTCATTTTACATACAGGTCTGTTTCTGACACTTCCATTTGATTCCCTCTTCTATTTCTCCCTtgctaataatatatttttctcttcttgtagcTTGTAGTTGGCCCTCACATCTGATCAGAAGTTCGTATATTATACTTCCTTTTCCAATTTTACttggttatctttttgttttgttgttgttgttgttgttgtttttgcagtatgcgggcctctcactgttgtggcctctcccgttgtggagcacaggctccagacacgcaggctcagcggccatggctcacgggcccagccactctgtggcatgtggggtcttcccggaccaggacacaaacccgtgtcccctgcattggcaggtggactctcaacaactgcaccaccagggaggcccctttGTTATCTTATAAATTATtgctttatataaaatttcagCTTACATAATCCATATAC harbors:
- the LOC101328175 gene encoding zinc finger protein 671-like; the protein is MDPALGSVTFEDVAVYFSQEEWKLLDEAQRFLYHDVMLETFALAASLGLSSSRYHVVQLELRGEPWVHDRVDMTPDRARGAQIWPGPGCWYIAENKQTPSEQNVSVEVPQINTSEADLSTLKSYPWQTCCLSLEGGLHLAEDLGTNPGQKLCGARVQFHQHTGEELFRRDVGKTFMKSHTVHASKKSFTFQESGKDFPCSSGLLQHQVTPQKDTEFVEAFHNGEKRYKCSECGKAFCRKYRLAQHQRVHTGERPYECSECGKVFRCNSNLVIHRRIHTGERPYECRECGKFFRQNAQLIVHQRIHTGAKPYECSECGKTFITKSKLIQHQRVHTGERPYECGECRKAFTYKRMLVQHQRVHTGERPYECSECGKVFRYIASLIKHRRIHTGERPYECSECGKSFRQRAHLQVHQRIHTGAKTYKCSECGKCFSQNSILTTHQRVHTGERPYKCSECGKCFSQSSTLIKHQSSHWRKTI